TTTCCAGTTCCTACAGGCCCTGCAAGCAAGACCTTAACGCTACTCGTTCCCGGCTTGAGAACAACAGGCTTAAACAACTCTACCAACTGCTTAAGTTGCTTGTCTCTATGCCTAATCACTGGAGGTATAAACTCAGGATATAAGACAGACTCATCAACGAATACTGAGGGCCTCCTAATTTCACTTTCGATTAACTCATGTAACTCATTCATACTTTCACTTAACCTACTAAATATTTTGTTAACCCTCTATATAAGGCAGGGCTGGAGAGACACCACTCAAAAATATCAGTTAAATCTTAGTGAGTGCCTCTAAGATCATCTTGGCTATATCAATTACTCTCTCCCTCAAGTATTCAGCAGAAGCATAACCTAAGTCCTCAACAAGAGAGTTGCTTATGACGAGAACACACGCTGTCTTAACTCCCCGCATTAACGATACTGCAAAGAGGCCGGCGCACTCCATCTCAACAGCTACTAAACCTCTTGAAGACCACTTCTTAGCAAACACAGGGTCTTCAGCGTAGAAGGCATCACTGCTGAAGACAGGTCCTAAAACGTATTTTATTTTTCTCTCCTCGGCTACCTCAACGATCCTCCTGAGTAGCGTGAAGTCAGGGGTTGAGGGACAACAAACGTCCTCACCGTAGTACTGCCGGAAAACGCCTCCAGGATAATACGCGGCCCCCGTAGGTATGACTACGTCACCTATTCTTAAGCCACTAGCCAAAGCTCCCGCAGTACCTAACCTAACGAAGTACTTACCCCCATAAGCTATGAGTTCCTCCAGAACTATTAGGGCTGAGGGCATCCCAACACCGTGTGTAGCTATAGTTACTGGAAATCCATTGTAGTAACCCGTGTACGTGAGAAAACCTCTACTCTCATTAACTAACTTCACGTCATTCAGTAACTCAGATAAATACTTAACTCTAGCAGGATCGCCAGCTATTAAAACTCTCTCAGCCACCCAACCCTCACGGATCTTCAGGTGTACAGGGACTATCTTCCTGCTAGTGACTTCACTCAAGACAACCACCGATTACGTATACTCGCACACGCTTTTAACTTATGTAGAGTGTGTGTAATGTGGGTGTTAAGTAATTGTATGAAGAGTTAAAGAAAGAGATCATTGATGTTTTAAAGTTTATGGAGGATAAAGGCCTGAATCACGGCAGGTCTGGCAATGTTAGTGTCAGGGTTAAGGGAGTGAATCATGTCTTAATAACTCCTAGTGGCTTACCGAAAGCCCGTTTATCTACTGAAGACATCGTAGTTGTTTCTATAAGTGGTGAGGTCATCGAGGGTGCTCGAAAACCAACTGTTGAGTTACCCCTACACACGGCGATTTACAGGAAGTATGATTACTTTAACGCAGTAATCCACGCACACCCGATATACGTCACCACGCTAGCAATAGCTCGCGAGCCTCTTCCGCCAGTAGTTGAGGAGGCAGTTCTTTACGTTGGCGGTGAAGTAAGGGTTGCTGAGTACGCGCCATTTGGTAGTAGAGAATTGGCTGAGAACGTAGTTAGGGCTCTTGAAGACAGGACTGCTGTTATTCTTCCTAATCATGGTGTAGTAACGTGTGGTAGGAGTCTTGAAGAAGCTCTTGAAGTCTTGGTTCTTATTGAGAGGTTGGCGCAATCATATATTTTGAGCAGAATACTTGGCAAGACAACTAAGCCACCTGATGAGGTAGTTGACTACTTAAGTAAGTTGTTTAGTAAGAGGATACTAGGTCTTGAGTAGAGTTCTTAATTACGAGCAACACTTATAATTCTCTAACTGCTTTAATCGTTAGTAGTGCTAGTCGTCAGTGGTTACCATGGTTCCCTTAAGGAAATGTTTAGAAGTCTTGAATCCAAGTCTTGAAAGATGCTTAGTATGTATAAGGTGGTGGTTAGATGGTTAGAAAGATAGGTTTCTTCTTTGACTACGATGGTGTCTTAGCGCCAATAACTTCTAGCCCGAGTGGCGGGACTCCTGACCCCGCATTAACGAACATTATTAAAGACTTGAGTTCTGAACATGCTGTAGCCGTTGTTAGCGGAAGAGACTGCAGATACCTGCTTGAGAGGATGCCTGGGTTAAGTGGTTACGCGTGCGTTTACGGGCTTGAGATTATTGCCGGAGGTTACGTGGTAGTTGATGAGGAAGCTTACTTGGGTGTGAAGCCTGAATATATTAAAGAACTGGCTAAGGAAATCACTGAGAAGTTTAGTGATAAGATAGGAATTATAGTTGGAAAGACATTGCAGGAAGTGCCTTTAGGGATGAGTATCTACTGGTTACTCAATAACGAGAGACCGAGAGAGATAGAGTATATTAGTGAGAAAGCTAAAAGCAAAGGGCTCGTAGTCTATGACATTATGAGGTGGGGCGACTACGCCGAGTTCATGGACATACACGTAGCTAAAAGGAGTAAAGACGAAGCAGTAAGAATACTTAAGACACTACTTAATGTCAGTAAGGTTATATACTTCGGAGACGGCTACAGTGACATACCAGCTTTCAAAGAAGCCGACGTGAGAATTTTCGTAAGGCATAAACACAATAACGACTTAAAGATAGAAGCAGACTACGTCGTAAGCTCGGGCGAGTTAGCTGAGTGGCTAGTTAAGCATGCAAGAAAGTTAGCGATTTAAGAACTTAAACCTGCAACAGCGACGCACGTACTAATTAGCTAGGCTTTCCCGCTTCTCCAACACTCTATTTTTTAGCATAAGTTCACCTCACTTTTCCCTGTTCGTGAGTTCGCCGAACCTGGAATCAGTTGAGATAAAGATGTTGATTAAGTATCAAACTATGTCGCCTGAATACTGTTGACTTCAGCGTTGATGATCGGCAACAAATTTAAATTAAAGGAATCGCTTGATTAAACTAGGTTATGTCTCTAGTATAGTATTATTTTTAATTTGTGGTGAAGGTTTAGGGTCTCCCACTTACGTTTCTCTGATTATAGTGATTGAGTCCTGCTATATATTTTTAGAATTTCCTCTACAATCTTGTGTGGGTGGTGATTATTGATGAGATACGTATATTCTGCTTCCCAGAGTTTTTCATCGGCTTTAATTATTGCTTCAGCAATTTCTTCTTCTGTCTGTATGTCTTTTATAGGGAATTCATGATACTCGCTATACTGTGATGACACGTAAGTTATCACGGGTCTGCCACACGCTATTCCCTCAAGCGATACTAGCCCTAAAGAACCTAGCTTAAATCTATCAATCACTACGTCTGCACTCCAGTAGTATTGATTCATCATTTCGTGAGGGACTTTAGGTAGTACTCGCACTCTTAAACCTAGGTTTCGAGCTAGAGCCAGGGTCTTGTCAAAGTCACGTCCATGTGATATGATATAGACATCAACAAGGTCTTTCACTCTACTTAAAGCCTTAATAGCTATGTCAGTGCCCTTGACATCCCAGTTAGAATCGCTCGCAATAAGAACTCTCTTCTTCTCATCCTCTCTCCTTATGGGCTTTGGATAAAAAATACTTAAATCAACGGGGTTAGGGACATACTGAGCGTCCTCCCTAAACTTCTTAGCTATCTGAAGTATATCAGGAGTACTCACGATTACGTAATCGCACATTGTCAAATCTGCTCTGACGACCCTACCCCACACAGGGTGGTGAAGAGTAGACCTTAAGTCACTGCCATGTGCGTGACACACTAGCGGCTTCTTACCAAATAACCAGGCAATGAACGCGTCCTGAAGGAGGTAGTGAACGTGATAAACATCGCCTCTGTAAAGTGGTATCTTTAAGGCTAGCCCAATAGACTTCTCAAGAAGCCCTCTGCCACGCTTTACATGAACTTTAGTGAAAGACTCTGGCATATATTTAAGTAGAGTCTCACCAACAAACGCGCAGTCATTAATCATGACAACCTTCATTTAAAGACATACCCAATACACATAATAACTAAAACTTAATAACTTAGGCAAACACTAATAAACCTGTCGTTGTTGCGGTAGTGCATGTTTACTTAATGAGCGAGTGAA
This genomic window from Zestosphaera sp. contains:
- a CDS encoding purine-nucleoside phosphorylase; protein product: MSEVTSRKIVPVHLKIREGWVAERVLIAGDPARVKYLSELLNDVKLVNESRGFLTYTGYYNGFPVTIATHGVGMPSALIVLEELIAYGGKYFVRLGTAGALASGLRIGDVVIPTGAAYYPGGVFRQYYGEDVCCPSTPDFTLLRRIVEVAEERKIKYVLGPVFSSDAFYAEDPVFAKKWSSRGLVAVEMECAGLFAVSLMRGVKTACVLVISNSLVEDLGYASAEYLRERVIDIAKMILEALTKI
- a CDS encoding class II aldolase/adducin family protein; amino-acid sequence: MYEELKKEIIDVLKFMEDKGLNHGRSGNVSVRVKGVNHVLITPSGLPKARLSTEDIVVVSISGEVIEGARKPTVELPLHTAIYRKYDYFNAVIHAHPIYVTTLAIAREPLPPVVEEAVLYVGGEVRVAEYAPFGSRELAENVVRALEDRTAVILPNHGVVTCGRSLEEALEVLVLIERLAQSYILSRILGKTTKPPDEVVDYLSKLFSKRILGLE
- a CDS encoding glycosyltransferase, translated to MKVVMINDCAFVGETLLKYMPESFTKVHVKRGRGLLEKSIGLALKIPLYRGDVYHVHYLLQDAFIAWLFGKKPLVCHAHGSDLRSTLHHPVWGRVVRADLTMCDYVIVSTPDILQIAKKFREDAQYVPNPVDLSIFYPKPIRREDEKKRVLIASDSNWDVKGTDIAIKALSRVKDLVDVYIISHGRDFDKTLALARNLGLRVRVLPKVPHEMMNQYYWSADVVIDRFKLGSLGLVSLEGIACGRPVITYVSSQYSEYHEFPIKDIQTEEEIAEAIIKADEKLWEAEYTYLINNHHPHKIVEEILKIYSRTQSL
- a CDS encoding HAD-IIB family hydrolase; translation: MVRKIGFFFDYDGVLAPITSSPSGGTPDPALTNIIKDLSSEHAVAVVSGRDCRYLLERMPGLSGYACVYGLEIIAGGYVVVDEEAYLGVKPEYIKELAKEITEKFSDKIGIIVGKTLQEVPLGMSIYWLLNNERPREIEYISEKAKSKGLVVYDIMRWGDYAEFMDIHVAKRSKDEAVRILKTLLNVSKVIYFGDGYSDIPAFKEADVRIFVRHKHNNDLKIEADYVVSSGELAEWLVKHARKLAI